In Planktothrix serta PCC 8927, a single genomic region encodes these proteins:
- a CDS encoding DUF4276 family protein, whose product MKVIVYVEGKSDKLAMESLLKDLIDNQEIQGIKIEFFAAKGSDNQRGGNAKKELLEVIPKKAISILQNDCQAIVVVIPDLYPKNIGFPHTTYDELKEGIINQFEQELTKKAIEDHRLKQRFKVFCYKHDLEALVLASENQLRNRLGLKKEQNFLISWTIPVEEQNHDQPPSRIVERLFKAYNKTYQKTVDSALILGQANYQDIAERCPQCFKPFVEFLENLSLPQEDL is encoded by the coding sequence ATGAAGGTGATTGTTTATGTAGAAGGAAAGTCAGATAAATTAGCAATGGAATCCCTGTTAAAAGATTTAATTGACAATCAGGAAATCCAAGGAATTAAAATTGAATTCTTTGCAGCCAAAGGTAGTGATAATCAAAGAGGTGGAAATGCTAAAAAAGAACTTTTAGAAGTGATTCCTAAAAAAGCGATTTCTATCTTACAGAATGATTGCCAAGCAATTGTTGTTGTTATTCCCGATTTATATCCTAAAAATATAGGGTTTCCCCATACAACTTATGATGAACTTAAGGAAGGAATTATTAATCAATTTGAACAGGAATTAACAAAAAAAGCAATAGAAGATCATCGATTAAAACAAAGGTTTAAAGTCTTTTGCTACAAACATGACCTAGAAGCCTTAGTGTTAGCCTCGGAAAATCAACTCAGAAACCGTCTAGGCTTGAAAAAGGAGCAGAACTTCTTGATTTCTTGGACAATTCCCGTAGAAGAGCAAAATCATGATCAGCCACCGAGTAGAATTGTTGAAAGATTATTTAAAGCGTATAATAAAACCTATCAAAAAACAGTTGATTCAGCGTTGATTTTAGGACAAGCTAATTATCAGGATATTGCTGAAAGATGTCCTCAATGCTTTAAACCCTTCGTTGAATTCCTAGAAAACTTATCATTACCCCAGGAAGACTTATGA
- a CDS encoding AAA family ATPase yields the protein MRLLSINIKGYRPFKDFQANFQSLEVIVGANGAGKSSLFEFLKFLRDGMYREIPTEIIEGSIGQQIFHLTGPEKFTWNLEIDINRPVSMLYQGELMGPVGKTQITYEKVVSSKPYSDQYKNPYIFMDIQGNQGQVQNPDTGRFENTIIEQDIQSKRNQLALSTITNPRLELLFDLREYIQNWRFYSSFNIANQKIRKSVLIEQEPILHEDAGNLSSVLFYLQTEHQEIFNELQLFLRLMIPGFKNLMVKARGGPGEVIAFWQEKGVDETISLADLSDGILRLICWVCLCLHPNPPSLICIDEPDQGVHPRTLSILAGLFEKASERTQILLATHSSYFLSQFDLSKIAVMRKEQGEAKFIKPSNFKVLTDILEDFGTDEIEKLHRSDELEQLI from the coding sequence ATGAGATTATTATCGATTAACATTAAAGGGTATCGTCCTTTTAAAGATTTTCAAGCTAACTTTCAATCTTTGGAAGTGATTGTAGGTGCTAATGGGGCTGGAAAATCCAGTTTGTTTGAATTTTTGAAATTTCTCCGAGATGGTATGTATCGAGAGATACCCACTGAAATTATAGAGGGATCAATCGGTCAACAAATTTTTCATCTGACCGGGCCAGAAAAGTTTACATGGAACTTAGAAATTGATATCAATAGACCTGTTTCTATGCTCTATCAAGGTGAACTAATGGGCCCTGTGGGGAAAACACAAATTACCTATGAAAAAGTTGTTTCCTCTAAACCCTATAGCGATCAATATAAAAACCCTTATATTTTCATGGATATTCAAGGGAATCAAGGACAAGTTCAAAATCCAGATACGGGGAGGTTTGAAAACACAATAATTGAGCAGGATATTCAATCTAAACGCAATCAACTAGCTTTAAGTACAATCACTAATCCACGTTTAGAATTATTATTCGATTTGAGAGAATATATTCAGAATTGGAGATTTTATAGCTCTTTTAATATTGCTAATCAAAAAATCCGTAAATCAGTGTTAATTGAGCAGGAACCGATTCTTCATGAAGATGCAGGAAATTTAAGTTCTGTTTTATTTTATTTACAAACAGAACATCAAGAAATTTTTAATGAATTGCAGTTGTTTTTAAGATTAATGATTCCAGGGTTTAAAAATTTAATGGTAAAAGCGCGAGGTGGCCCTGGCGAGGTTATTGCATTTTGGCAAGAAAAGGGAGTTGATGAAACTATTAGTTTAGCGGATTTATCCGATGGAATTTTACGTTTGATTTGCTGGGTTTGCCTTTGTTTACATCCTAATCCTCCCAGTTTAATCTGTATTGATGAACCGGATCAAGGAGTACATCCCCGGACATTATCTATTTTAGCAGGACTGTTTGAGAAAGCATCAGAACGGACTCAAATTTTGTTAGCAACCCATTCTTCCTATTTCCTAAGTCAGTTTGATTTATCTAAAATTGCCGTGATGCGTAAAGAACAGGGAGAAGCAAAATTTATAAAGCCTAGTAATTTTAAGGTATTAACCGATATTTTAGAAGATTTTGGAACCGATGAAATTGAAAAATTACATCGTTCTGATGAATTGGAGCAACTGATATGA
- a CDS encoding urease subunit beta: protein MIPGELIVKAGEIELNVGRPTLKVKVGNTGDRPIQIGSHYHFYEVNEALKFKREKTKGMRLNIPAGTAVRFEPGDEQEVELVTMAGSREIYGFNGLVEGQLEAIPSEPSEKKSKKEKDKTKKSKKK, encoded by the coding sequence ATGATTCCAGGTGAACTGATTGTTAAAGCAGGTGAAATTGAACTCAATGTGGGTCGTCCGACTTTAAAGGTTAAAGTGGGGAATACAGGCGATCGCCCAATTCAAATTGGCTCACATTATCACTTTTATGAAGTTAATGAAGCCCTGAAATTTAAACGAGAAAAAACCAAAGGAATGCGGTTAAATATTCCGGCTGGAACTGCGGTTAGATTTGAACCCGGAGATGAACAGGAAGTTGAGTTAGTGACAATGGCTGGAAGTCGAGAAATATATGGGTTTAATGGGTTAGTGGAAGGTCAACTAGAAGCTATTCCATCAGAACCCTCCGAGAAAAAATCTAAGAAAGAGAAAGATAAAACCAAAAAAAGTAAAAAAAAGTAG
- a CDS encoding DUF433 domain-containing protein, with protein sequence MVSILTFFKRMNAQQLEKQLNNLKPAEKLQLIQTLAQNLSDDFLPKETSEPDSIANVGRVPIPVWKLVGYRRLGWSDLQILENFPHLQAEDLQTAWNYAESYPNQINQDLEVYQQNQPLSVNDSPWDELINLIDRCTVDT encoded by the coding sequence ATGGTATCAATACTAACATTTTTTAAAAGAATGAATGCTCAACAGTTAGAAAAACAACTCAATAATTTAAAACCTGCTGAAAAACTGCAATTGATTCAAACCCTGGCTCAAAATTTAAGTGATGATTTTTTACCCAAAGAAACCTCTGAACCTGACTCAATTGCTAATGTGGGGCGTGTTCCTATTCCGGTTTGGAAATTAGTCGGTTATCGCCGTTTAGGTTGGAGTGATTTACAAATCTTAGAAAACTTTCCGCATTTACAAGCTGAAGATTTACAAACCGCTTGGAACTATGCAGAAAGTTACCCAAATCAGATCAATCAAGACTTAGAAGTCTATCAACAGAATCAACCTTTATCCGTGAATGATTCCCCTTGGGATGAACTTATAAACTTGATTGATCGTTGTACTGTTGATACCTGA